From the Desulfonatronovibrio magnus genome, the window CGATACAGGTTCTTTCAGTGCGGACGACAAAAACGTAACCTATGTTGGCACACTGGAATGTCTAATTGGTCTATTAATAAATACAAGCATCCAATATAGACAGGACTTCAGACAATAGCTCATCGTTCCGTCGCTCGATGCATTTAACACGACGAACATGGAAATCAACTGACTTCACTTGCTCAACCATGACGAAACCGGTCAACTTGCTTGCTTTTGGAATAGGTACATGGAAAGGAAATCCGCGATCTGTATTTGTAATAGGACATACAATAGCCAAACCTGTGCTGCTATTGAACAGTTCCTTGCTGACGACCAACGCCGGACGGCGTCCTTTTTGTTCATGACCAGCTTGCGGATCAAAAGTAATGGCAATCAAGTCTCCTTGTTCGGGAATATAGATTGCCATTTACCAGACCTCTTTTCCGGCTGGTTTCCCCCAATCTGTTTCTTTAGTTTGGTAACCTTTGGGAATTTTCGCCACAAGATCCTTGAGATTATATTTTCTTCGGGTTCTCTGGGCTGGGGTGACGATTAAGGCACCATCCTTTACAGTGACATTGACGTCATCGCCTACATTTATTTGTGCGTCTGATAGTAATGTCTTTGTAATACGGAGACCTTGGCTGTTTCCCCATTTTTGAATTTTTGCAAGCATATGATCACCTCCCAACGTATATCCAAAGTATATACATATACAATTTGAGGGTCAAGGATTTTTCAGGCCAACGCCTTGCTCACCGGCAATTGGGAACGCCAGCGACTGAGGCAGTCCATGTTAGGCGCTTTGTTCGGCTCTTGATCACTTTCTCGGCTTCCAATAACCTGGTTTCCGATGCAGATTCATTACAGCAACGATGAATATTCCACCTTGCTCTTCAGAATACAGAATTCCGTATGGAAACCGCCTTACCAGAGATCTTCTTATATCGCCTTCGATCTCAGGCCAAGCATTAGGAAGCGCGATTGCTCTCTTAACGGCGGAATGGGCCTCCAGAGCAAAGTCATATCCCAGACCAGGCTCAAGACTCTCATAATAATCAATTGCCTCATTGAATTCCTTTTCAGCTTCCGGGTGGAATTAAAAGCTCATTTTTCAAACCTATCCCAAACCTTGCTGAACACTTCATTTCCTGGAATTGCTTCAACATGGCCCGATCTGAGCTCAGAAAGACGCCGTTTCGCCTCACTTGCCCATTGTTTGTCTATCTCTGATTCCGGCTGATTTAAACTGCGAAGCAGTGAGTCCACAACTATGGCACGCTCTTCCACCGGAAGTGACACTGCCTCATCTATTAATTGCTTTGTATTCATTTCCTCACCTTTGTTTGTGGTGATGTTTATATAGCCGAACAGCGGGCATTCAGCAGCCGCGGCTGTTTGCGGTCTGCTGAATGCCCTGGTTGTGACTTTTTTATCTTATTTCAAGTATTGTAGCGACTGCCTGGCAGATTTCATCAAGTTCTTCGAGAGATAGCGACTCAGTCTTCTTTTTCAGCCTATGCTTTGCAACTGCTCGAATCTGATCCACCACGGCCACGGCAGCTCCCCCCTGACAATTAACCGGAACCGTGATTGGCGGGTGTGATTTCGCAGCAGTGGAGAGAGGAAGCACAACAACGGTAGATGTCAAGAAAAATATCCCTCCTGACCTGCAAAACAGTTTTCAGCTCCATTTGGAGCAAGAATCTTTTAGCAAGCAAAAGCAGGTAGAGTATCAAAAATGGCTCCGTTTTTATCTTGATTTTTGTCAAAAGTATAACTTTGTTCAATCTGACCAGAACAGCCTTGATCATTTCATTAAAAAATTACGAGAAAAAAAGCAGACAGATCTACAGCAAAGTCAAGCAGTCCGGGCTATAAAACTCTATTACAAGATTATTCAAAGAAAGGAAGAAAAGCAGGACAAAGAGAATCAAAGAAAAGTCCTTTCTGAAAAAGATGAACAATATAAAATAACAGGAGCTGACTGGAGAAGTGTTTACAAAGACCTCTCGGGTGAAATTACTCTCAGGCATTATTCCCCAAAAACCTTAAGGGCTTACACAGGCTGGGTCAGGCAGTTTCAAGCCTTTGTGAGAAGCAAAGACAGTCGTCTGTTGACTGGTAGTGAGGTCAGGGATTTCCTGACCTTTTTGGCTGAGAAGAAAAAAGTCTCGGCATCTACCCAACTATCAAAAGCCAGACCAAATAAGAGGCGATAAGCCCTTTGGATTTTTGATCGGCCCTGATATTCGACCCAAGTGACGACTTTGACGGGACTTTCTTTTTTACGGTTTAAGCAAGTTTTTACTCTTTACCGTCATTCCGGCGAAAGCCGAAATCCAGGGTGTTTTAATAGCCTTATACCATATGTGGTGAACAGTTACAATTTAATTTCCATTCAAGTCGCTTGGCTGGAGTTTAGGCCATATCCGCTGAAAGCCTGAATCCCAGTTATCATGGACACAGAGTCTTTTTCAGCTTTCTGCCAATTTAAATCCTGGTCCAATATCCCAGTATTGGCCTGGGAATATCGCGTTTACGACAGATTTTAGCCAGTATGAAGATACTTACATGAAATCATTCTTCCAGGAAGGCTTTTTTCCATCGGGTCACGGGATTGGAAAAGCGCACTTTCTCAACACTAAATTCATCAGGATTATAGGGATAATAATTTTTTAAATGCCCTTTCAGCCAGGCAACCATATCTTGATGGTCTTCATGAACTGGATCATTCAGTATGTCCAACAACTTATAATACCCTGGTACACCTCCGCAATCCTCCGGCGGGCAGGCCCTTTCGCCCCCTATACATTTGGGATATTTGTTCCCCTTTTCTTTGACCAGCAAGCCTTCAAACAAAACGTCATGCACCCATCCATCTCCAAAATCGTATTCATATTCGAGCAATTGTCCGGGTTCGTGCAGATATAAAGAAAGCTCTGTTTCCCATCCAGGAAGAGTTTCGTGGTCATCCCACTCCTCACCTGGGATTCCGATCTCTATGAAATCCCGCTTATGTTTGGGTCGAAATCTAAAGGAGTGCAGATGACAGTCCAGCCAGCCCATGGCGTCCTGAATAGCAATGTGCAGTCCCCAGAAATTGTAGGTATCAGGGACCTGGATTCTCCGCCATATGGGCGGTTCAATCTTTTTAAGCCTGATGTGGAACTGGTAAATCAATCTGCCCATTATTGCCCCCTCCTTCCATCTTTTTTCTTTTTCTCACACGAAGTCGCCAAGGCGCAAAGAAGAAGTTGTTAAAATAACTTGGTGTCTTAGCGGCTTAGCGTGCCGTTTCTTTTTCTCACGCAAAAACGCAACGACGCAGAGATGAAGTTATTAAATTTGCTTCAATAAAGCAAATCGTTGTGCCTTGCTCAAGAACCCCTTGACGTACACTGGCCAGATCCTGAAGCAGGATTGTTGCCCCTGAAGGTAAAATTACCGGAGTCAAAGCAATTTTTGAAACGGATTTAAACTCTGAAAGAGGACGCAGCCTGACAGTCATGCCTGCCAGTTCAATGGAGCCTCCAGGGATGATCCTGTTGCGTGCAGAAAGCTGCGCAGCCAATTGGTCAGGGCTGATCCCGATTCGCTTAGCTGCAGCATCATCCAGGTGGATGGTTACCTGCTCTCCAGGGTTAGCCACCAGATTGACCTTTGAGACTCCGGGAAGA encodes:
- a CDS encoding type II toxin-antitoxin system PemK/MazF family toxin, which codes for MAIYIPEQGDLIAITFDPQAGHEQKGRRPALVVSKELFNSSTGLAIVCPITNTDRGFPFHVPIPKASKLTGFVMVEQVKSVDFHVRRVKCIERRNDELLSEVLSILDACIY
- a CDS encoding AbrB/MazE/SpoVT family DNA-binding domain-containing protein, producing MLAKIQKWGNSQGLRITKTLLSDAQINVGDDVNVTVKDGALIVTPAQRTRRKYNLKDLVAKIPKGYQTKETDWGKPAGKEVW
- a CDS encoding addiction module protein; its protein translation is MNTKQLIDEAVSLPVEERAIVVDSLLRSLNQPESEIDKQWASEAKRRLSELRSGHVEAIPGNEVFSKVWDRFEK
- a CDS encoding type II toxin-antitoxin system PemK/MazF family toxin; this encodes MTSTVVVLPLSTAAKSHPPITVPVNCQGGAAVAVVDQIRAVAKHRLKKKTESLSLEELDEICQAVATILEIR
- a CDS encoding phage integrase N-terminal SAM-like domain-containing protein gives rise to the protein MEQESFSKQKQVEYQKWLRFYLDFCQKYNFVQSDQNSLDHFIKKLREKKQTDLQQSQAVRAIKLYYKIIQRKEEKQDKENQRKVLSEKDEQYKITGADWRSVYKDLSGEITLRHYSPKTLRAYTGWVRQFQAFVRSKDSRLLTGSEVRDFLTFLAEKKKVSASTQLSKARPNKRR
- a CDS encoding plasmid pRiA4b ORF-3 family protein, whose product is MGRLIYQFHIRLKKIEPPIWRRIQVPDTYNFWGLHIAIQDAMGWLDCHLHSFRFRPKHKRDFIEIGIPGEEWDDHETLPGWETELSLYLHEPGQLLEYEYDFGDGWVHDVLFEGLLVKEKGNKYPKCIGGERACPPEDCGGVPGYYKLLDILNDPVHEDHQDMVAWLKGHLKNYYPYNPDEFSVEKVRFSNPVTRWKKAFLEE
- a CDS encoding efflux RND transporter permease subunit translates to MTGSADLLTLRNAALRVKDHLTHLPGVSKVNLVANPGEQVTIHLDDAAAKRIGISPDQLAAQLSARNRIIPGGSIELAGMTVRLRPLSEFKSVSKIALTPVILPSGATILLQDLASVRQGVLEQGTTICFIEANLITSSLRRCVFA